In Candidatus Omnitrophota bacterium, the DNA window AGGGTGAGAAAGAAAATACCCAATATTTCCTTTGATACAGTAAATCGGACACTTATTTCTTTTGTCGGGGCGGGGATTTTAAAAATGGTAGAGAGTTATGGCCGGCCAAAGCGTTTTGATCCCGATACAGGCAATCACCACCATTTTCGGTGCCTCAAATGCAATAGTATTCTTGATTTTATTGATAAGGGCTTTGATAGTTTGGCAGTCCCTAAAGATATCCAAAACAGGTTTACGATTACCGGTAAAAAGGTAGTCTTAGAGGGCATCTGTAATTCATGTAGAAAATAATTTTTTTTGGTGAATAAATAGTATAGATTACGATTTAGTAATAATTATGGGAGGAGGTGTTAGCGCTCAGGTTACAGGCTTTACCAGAGGTTATTTTTCTTATTGTTA includes these proteins:
- a CDS encoding transcriptional repressor, which encodes MDNKGNISLEFFYKKCKEHNLKITPQRATIYEALFNNKTHPSADAVFQRVRKKIPNISFDTVNRTLISFVGAGILKMVESYGRPKRFDPDTGNHHHFRCLKCNSILDFIDKGFDSLAVPKDIQNRFTITGKKVVLEGICNSCRK